One genomic region from Enterobacter hormaechei ATCC 49162 encodes:
- a CDS encoding RusA family crossover junction endodeoxyribonuclease, translating into MKIYEITPIGKPRMTQRDRWHKRPATAAYWAYKEQVRLLGIKLPEAGYHVTFVIPMPKSWSKAKREQYVGQPHQQKPDKDNLEKALLDAVFDEDSHVWDGRVTKIWGETGQIIIGEAT; encoded by the coding sequence ATGAAAATTTACGAAATTACGCCGATTGGCAAACCACGAATGACCCAGCGAGACCGATGGCATAAACGCCCGGCAACGGCTGCTTACTGGGCATACAAAGAGCAGGTCCGGCTGCTGGGCATTAAATTGCCTGAAGCCGGATATCACGTCACTTTCGTTATCCCCATGCCAAAGAGCTGGAGCAAGGCAAAGCGGGAGCAATATGTCGGCCAGCCTCATCAACAAAAGCCGGACAAAGACAACTTGGAAAAAGCTTTGCTGGATGCAGTGTTTGACGAGGATAGCCATGTCTGGGACGGGCGGGTTACCAAAATCTGGGGAGAAACCGGGCAAATTATCATCGGGGAGGCCACATGA
- a CDS encoding DinI family protein: MKVELTIDRTKKLPDGAMPALEKELLKRLRNQFEDCSLVVRRAGSDGLSVYGGAKEAKKTVEGILQETWESADDWFY; encoded by the coding sequence ATGAAAGTTGAGTTAACCATTGATCGCACAAAGAAACTTCCTGATGGAGCAATGCCAGCGCTGGAAAAAGAACTGCTAAAACGGCTCCGGAATCAGTTCGAGGATTGCAGTCTGGTTGTTCGTCGTGCTGGTTCGGATGGGTTAAGCGTTTATGGTGGGGCAAAGGAAGCGAAGAAGACGGTTGAAGGTATCCTTCAGGAAACCTGGGAAAGTGCAGACGACTGGTTCTATTAA
- a CDS encoding glycoside hydrolase family 19 protein translates to MNQSQFQKAAGISAGLAARWFPHIDAAMKEYGITAPLDQAMFIAQMGHESTRFTRLVENLNYAVENLVPTFGSHRITQQQSAALGRTATQPANQKAIANLVYGGEWGKEHLGNQVAGDGWKYRGRGLKQITGLSNYRSCGQALKLDLVTHPELLEKDEYAARSAAWFYASRGCLLHSGDIERVTLLINGGRNGLDKRRALFNLAKSVLV, encoded by the coding sequence ATGAACCAATCACAATTTCAGAAGGCGGCTGGTATCAGCGCCGGATTAGCTGCGCGCTGGTTTCCGCATATCGACGCCGCCATGAAGGAATACGGCATCACCGCACCGCTTGATCAGGCCATGTTTATTGCCCAGATGGGGCATGAAAGCACCAGATTTACCCGACTGGTGGAGAACCTGAATTACGCGGTTGAAAACCTGGTACCGACGTTCGGCAGCCACCGCATCACTCAACAGCAATCCGCCGCACTTGGCAGAACGGCAACGCAACCGGCAAACCAGAAAGCGATCGCCAATCTGGTATACGGTGGTGAGTGGGGAAAAGAACACCTTGGCAATCAGGTCGCTGGTGATGGCTGGAAATATCGCGGTCGTGGGCTGAAACAGATTACCGGCCTGAGCAACTATCGCAGTTGTGGCCAGGCGTTGAAACTGGACCTTGTTACTCATCCGGAGCTGCTTGAAAAGGATGAATACGCCGCGCGCTCTGCCGCATGGTTCTATGCCTCCCGCGGTTGCCTTCTTCATTCCGGCGACATTGAGCGCGTGACACTGTTAATCAATGGCGGCCGCAACGGGCTGGATAAACGCCGTGCGCTGTTTAATCTGGCGAAATCAGTTTTGGTGTGA
- a CDS encoding recombinase family protein — MLIGYVRVSTNDQNTDLQRQALERAGCEQVFEEKMSGTVANRPALKKLLRTLSEGDTLVVWKLDRLGRSMRNLVLLVDELRQRGIHFKSLTDSIDTSSPMGRFIFHIMSALAEMERELIVERTRAGLAAAREKGRIGGRRPKLTPEQWAQAGRLIANGMDRKQVAIIYDVAVCTLYKKFPAR, encoded by the coding sequence ATGCTAATTGGCTACGTAAGGGTGTCAACAAATGACCAAAACACAGATCTTCAGCGACAAGCTCTCGAACGCGCAGGATGTGAACAGGTTTTTGAGGAAAAAATGAGCGGGACGGTAGCGAACCGGCCAGCGCTTAAAAAGCTTCTTCGAACGCTGAGTGAGGGCGATACGCTGGTAGTGTGGAAGCTGGATCGCCTCGGGCGAAGCATGCGAAATCTGGTACTGCTGGTCGACGAACTCCGGCAGCGCGGCATCCACTTCAAAAGCCTTACGGACAGCATCGACACTTCCAGCCCAATGGGGCGTTTCATATTCCACATCATGTCAGCCCTGGCCGAGATGGAGAGGGAGTTAATCGTGGAACGCACCCGGGCAGGACTGGCGGCAGCCCGGGAGAAAGGGCGCATAGGCGGCAGAAGGCCGAAGTTAACCCCTGAGCAATGGGCGCAGGCTGGCAGGCTGATCGCAAACGGAATGGACAGAAAGCAGGTGGCGATTATTTACGACGTTGCGGTGTGCACCTTGTATAAAAAATTTCCGGCGCGGTAG
- a CDS encoding antitermination protein, translating into MKLEAALKHFSPQGMHISEDVKGTSPDRLTGTDVMAAIGTTSSRARFGLAAFFGKAGISKTDEQLAVQALAQFAIKNAPKNVRKAAGDKLGACMLTLAQFAFAEYSCSAATSVMCHSCCGTGRTTKEQVTRKVSYPWGKAPYWASRSRAVRPSDWELWTEVTEVVPAVCDVCEGKGTISARCRCGGIGEVVDRKATKERGVPVFKTCERCSGIGFSAISSATVYRVILKRLPDLHQSSWSRNWKPLFEMLVDTLRKWECQAAVEFEKATT; encoded by the coding sequence ATGAAACTGGAAGCAGCACTTAAACATTTTAGTCCTCAGGGAATGCATATCAGCGAAGATGTAAAGGGAACCTCTCCGGATCGTCTCACCGGCACTGATGTTATGGCGGCCATTGGCACCACCAGCAGCCGTGCGCGCTTCGGCCTGGCTGCTTTCTTCGGCAAAGCCGGCATTAGCAAAACAGATGAACAACTCGCAGTTCAGGCGCTGGCGCAGTTTGCCATTAAAAACGCCCCTAAAAATGTCCGCAAAGCCGCTGGCGATAAGCTCGGAGCCTGCATGTTGACGCTGGCGCAGTTTGCTTTCGCGGAGTATTCCTGTTCGGCGGCTACCAGCGTGATGTGTCACAGCTGTTGTGGTACCGGCCGGACCACTAAAGAGCAGGTCACCCGCAAGGTTTCGTACCCTTGGGGTAAAGCGCCATACTGGGCCAGCCGCTCCCGTGCCGTTCGTCCGTCTGACTGGGAGCTGTGGACAGAGGTAACAGAGGTTGTACCGGCGGTCTGTGATGTTTGCGAAGGCAAGGGAACGATAAGCGCCCGTTGTCGTTGCGGCGGCATAGGTGAAGTGGTGGACCGTAAAGCAACGAAGGAACGTGGCGTACCAGTTTTCAAAACGTGTGAACGTTGCTCTGGTATTGGCTTCTCTGCTATCTCCTCGGCGACGGTATATCGCGTCATTCTGAAGCGACTCCCTGACCTTCATCAGTCATCATGGTCGCGTAACTGGAAACCACTCTTTGAAATGCTTGTGGACACGCTGCGCAAGTGGGAATGTCAAGCGGCTGTCGAATTCGAGAAGGCAACAACTTAA
- a CDS encoding DUF1367 family protein, which yields MAQLQLIKQSSGILIPATPETSDLLQSKIKLGAVLVADFKQVRNPAFHRRFFALLNLGFEYWEPTGGAISSNERKLVTGYAKFLASYGGNESALLDAAEHYLVQVASRRVTNGISLCKSFDAYRAWVTIQAGHYDAIKLPDGTLQKHPRSISFANMDEIEFQQLYKAALDVLWRWILSKAFRDQGEAENAAAQLMSFAG from the coding sequence ATGGCGCAGTTACAACTCATTAAGCAGTCCTCAGGGATCCTGATCCCGGCTACGCCGGAGACCAGCGATTTGCTGCAATCAAAAATCAAGCTCGGCGCCGTGCTGGTGGCCGACTTCAAACAGGTACGCAATCCTGCGTTTCATCGCCGCTTCTTCGCTCTGCTGAATCTGGGCTTCGAATACTGGGAGCCTACCGGCGGCGCAATCTCCTCCAACGAGCGCAAGCTGGTTACCGGCTACGCTAAATTCCTGGCTTCCTATGGCGGAAACGAAAGCGCACTGCTCGATGCCGCTGAGCACTATCTTGTGCAGGTTGCGAGCCGCCGCGTAACAAACGGGATCAGCCTCTGTAAATCTTTCGATGCATACCGCGCCTGGGTGACTATTCAGGCCGGGCATTACGACGCTATCAAACTTCCGGATGGCACACTTCAGAAGCACCCACGCAGTATTTCATTCGCCAACATGGACGAAATTGAGTTCCAGCAGCTGTACAAGGCCGCGCTCGATGTCCTCTGGCGTTGGATATTGTCAAAAGCGTTCAGAGACCAGGGCGAGGCGGAGAACGCCGCTGCGCAGCTCATGAGCTTCGCGGGGTGA
- a CDS encoding DUF1364 family protein yields MAIYRSKKWLAAVGQIERCVLCGAWGTQVAHRNEGKGMGLKTDDCATAALCVCCHDSIDNGNKLNREERRQLMDRAIVLTVIEVARRGLVVPA; encoded by the coding sequence ATGGCTATTTATCGCAGCAAAAAATGGCTTGCCGCCGTTGGGCAGATCGAGCGTTGTGTTCTTTGTGGAGCATGGGGAACGCAGGTGGCACACCGGAACGAAGGGAAAGGCATGGGATTAAAAACCGATGACTGTGCGACAGCTGCGCTCTGCGTTTGCTGTCATGACAGCATTGATAACGGAAATAAGCTGAACAGGGAAGAGCGCCGGCAGCTTATGGACCGCGCGATTGTTCTGACAGTGATTGAAGTTGCCCGCCGCGGGCTGGTGGTGCCCGCATGA
- a CDS encoding YlcG family protein: protein MKPETLEVLRARWQRLRIYRYRGSVLVDYRIFRNYIRIESKQRGT from the coding sequence ATGAAGCCAGAAACGCTTGAGGTACTACGCGCGCGCTGGCAGCGCCTTCGCATTTACCGCTACCGGGGATCGGTGCTGGTGGATTACCGCATCTTCCGTAATTACATCAGAATTGAATCAAAGCAGAGGGGCACATGA
- a CDS encoding phage holin family protein, with translation MSDPFSGTGLAGLALTGASVYGLLTGTDYGVVFGAFAGAVFYIATAADLSVLRRLAYFFVSYIVGILCSGLLGAKLTSWTGYTEKPLDAIGAVIASALAVQILTFLNKQDIGSLVALITRRGGSGGTK, from the coding sequence ATGTCCGATCCATTTTCCGGCACAGGGCTGGCCGGTTTAGCTTTGACTGGAGCCAGTGTTTACGGTCTATTGACCGGAACTGATTACGGTGTTGTTTTTGGAGCATTTGCAGGCGCAGTATTCTACATAGCGACAGCGGCTGACCTGAGTGTGTTACGTCGCCTGGCATACTTCTTCGTGTCGTATATCGTCGGCATTCTTTGTTCGGGGTTGTTGGGGGCAAAACTCACATCCTGGACGGGGTACACCGAGAAGCCTCTGGATGCTATTGGTGCCGTAATAGCTTCTGCGTTAGCCGTTCAAATCCTTACGTTCCTGAACAAGCAGGACATCGGCTCGCTGGTGGCGCTGATAACGCGCCGGGGAGGTTCAGGTGGTACTAAATGA
- a CDS encoding IS3-like element ISEc52 family transposase (programmed frameshift), whose product MKKRNFSAEFKRESAQLVVDQNYTVADAASAMDVGLSTMTRWVKQLRDERQGKTPKASPITPEQIEIRELRKKLQRIEMENEILKNGYRALDVRLPEQFSIIGKLRARYPVATLCHVFGVHRSSYKYWKNRPEKPDGRRAVLRSQVLELHGISHGSAGARSIATMATQRGYQMGRWLAGRLMKELGLVSCQQPTHRYKRGGHEHVAIPNHLERQFAVTEPNQVWCGDVTYIWTGKRWAYLAVVLDLFARKPVGWAMSFSPDSRLTMKALEMAWETRGKPVGVMFHSDQGSHYTSRQFRQLLWRYRIRQSMSRRGNCWDNSPMERFFRSLKNEWVPATGYVSFSDAAHAITDYIVGYYSALRPHEYNGGLTPNESENRYWKNSNAVASFC is encoded by the exons ATGAAAAAAAGAAATTTCAGCGCAGAGTTTAAACGCGAATCCGCTCAACTGGTCGTTGACCAGAACTACACCGTGGCAGATGCAGCCAGCGCTATGGATGTCGGCCTTTCCACAATGACGCGATGGGTGAAACAATTACGTGATGAACGGCAGGGCAAAACACCAAAAGCCTCCCCCATTACCCCGGAACAAATTGAAATCCGTGAGCTCAGGAAAAAGCTACAACGTATTGAAATGGAAAATGAAATATTAAAA AACGGCTACCGCGCTCTTGATGTCAGACTCCCTGAACAGTTCTCGATAATCGGGAAACTCAGGGCGCGTTATCCTGTGGCCACTCTCTGCCATGTGTTCGGGGTTCATCGCAGCAGCTACAAATACTGGAAAAACCGTCCTGAAAAGCCAGACGGCAGACGGGCTGTATTACGCAGTCAGGTACTTGAACTGCATGGCATCAGCCACGGCTCTGCCGGAGCAAGAAGCATCGCCACAATGGCAACCCAGAGAGGTTACCAAATGGGGCGCTGGCTTGCTGGCAGACTCATGAAAGAGCTGGGGCTGGTCAGTTGCCAGCAGCCGACTCACCGGTATAAGCGTGGCGGTCATGAGCACGTTGCTATCCCGAATCATCTTGAGCGACAGTTCGCCGTAACGGAACCAAATCAGGTGTGGTGCGGTGATGTGACCTATATCTGGACGGGTAAGCGCTGGGCGTACCTCGCCGTTGTTCTCGACCTGTTCGCAAGAAAGCCAGTGGGCTGGGCCATGTCGTTCTCGCCGGACAGCAGGCTCACCATGAAAGCACTGGAAATGGCATGGGAAACCCGTGGTAAGCCCGTCGGGGTGATGTTCCACAGCGATCAAGGCAGCCATTATACGAGCAGGCAGTTCCGGCAGTTACTGTGGCGATACCGGATCAGGCAGAGTATGAGTCGGCGTGGAAACTGCTGGGATAACAGCCCAATGGAGCGCTTCTTCAGGAGTCTGAAGAACGAATGGGTGCCGGCGACGGGCTATGTAAGCTTCAGCGATGCAGCTCACGCAATAACGGACTATATCGTTGGATATTACAGCGCACTAAGACCGCACGAATATAATGGTGGGTTAACGCCAAACGAATCAGAAAACCGATACTGGAAAAACTCTAACGCGGTGGCCAGTTTTTGTTGA
- a CDS encoding P63C domain-containing protein: protein MSGDKKDPKGKAKGGVARAKSLTKEQRSDIAKKAAAARWRDKIHKATHMGNFKDEFGIDAECYVLSDESKTAVVTKAGLARLLGIGNFARDVDKLLSAGYMKEFGGPSLKAKIENPINFQYSGQSKNINNAHGFDIDVIVDIGKALIDAKSADALPPSRIPAADTAQKLINASAKSGIKGVAYALAGYRPEVQEVIDAFKAFVREEARQYEKEFPDELYEEWYRLYGLNRPEKGRPIRFGQLTNMQIYVPLAKSKGKILEQIRASRDENGKQSDKLHLFLSEIGVKALRQHIGKLLGVAAMSDNKEEYEAGIEKVFGRIKPEL, encoded by the coding sequence ATGTCAGGCGACAAGAAAGATCCAAAGGGTAAAGCTAAGGGCGGGGTTGCCAGGGCGAAGTCTCTTACTAAAGAGCAGCGTTCTGACATTGCCAAAAAGGCTGCTGCTGCAAGGTGGAGGGATAAAATTCACAAAGCCACCCATATGGGTAATTTCAAAGATGAATTTGGAATAGATGCTGAGTGTTATGTCTTAAGTGATGAATCGAAAACCGCAGTAGTTACTAAGGCTGGACTTGCTCGACTTTTAGGTATCGGCAACTTCGCAAGGGATGTCGATAAACTACTAAGCGCTGGTTACATGAAGGAGTTTGGTGGTCCAAGTTTAAAAGCGAAAATTGAAAATCCTATTAATTTTCAATATAGTGGGCAGTCCAAAAACATCAATAACGCTCATGGGTTTGATATTGATGTGATCGTTGATATCGGAAAGGCGCTGATAGATGCAAAAAGTGCCGATGCTCTGCCACCGTCTAGAATCCCTGCTGCCGATACAGCTCAAAAACTAATAAATGCTTCCGCTAAATCAGGTATAAAAGGCGTAGCCTATGCATTGGCCGGTTATCGACCTGAAGTTCAAGAGGTAATCGATGCTTTTAAGGCATTTGTACGAGAGGAAGCCCGCCAATATGAGAAAGAGTTTCCCGACGAGTTGTATGAGGAATGGTATCGGTTATATGGACTTAATCGTCCGGAAAAAGGCAGGCCGATCCGCTTTGGACAGTTGACTAATATGCAAATTTACGTCCCACTGGCTAAGAGTAAGGGGAAGATATTAGAGCAAATTCGCGCCAGTAGGGATGAGAATGGAAAGCAATCAGATAAGTTACACCTCTTCCTTTCTGAAATTGGCGTCAAGGCCTTACGACAACACATCGGCAAACTTCTTGGCGTTGCAGCAATGAGCGACAACAAAGAGGAGTATGAGGCCGGCATTGAAAAAGTTTTTGGCCGTATCAAGCCAGAATTATAA
- a CDS encoding phage holin family protein, with amino-acid sequence MVLNDPTATINALLCAGVVITLMFYRRGDSRHRPWISRLAWLITVTYSAVPLAYLCGIYPHSSWATIAANIIFLSVLVAVKGNVARLVDHLRH; translated from the coding sequence GTGGTACTAAATGACCCAACAGCAACTATCAACGCGCTGCTCTGCGCCGGAGTTGTAATTACTCTGATGTTTTACCGCCGTGGTGATTCGCGGCATCGGCCATGGATTTCGCGTTTAGCCTGGCTGATTACCGTCACTTACAGCGCTGTACCGCTGGCGTACCTGTGTGGGATCTACCCGCATTCATCATGGGCCACCATTGCGGCCAATATCATATTCCTTTCCGTGCTGGTGGCCGTCAAAGGCAACGTTGCACGTCTGGTTGATCATCTGAGGCACTAA